The region GTCCTGGAGCTTGTAGCGTTCCCAGGCCTTGCCGACGGCCAGACCGATCAACAGGGCGACGAGCGCGGCGATCAGCACGAGCGTGTCAGTCATCCGCCTCCGTCAGAAGAGCTCGGTGCGCCACAGGTCGTGGAGGTGGACCAGGCCGAGCAGTCCCCGCTCGTCGTCGACGACGATGAGTGAAGTGATTCGCCGCCCTTCCATCCGGTTCAGAGCCTCGACGGCCAGAGCCCGGGGGCCGATGGTAACGGGACCCGCGGTCATGAGCTCGCGCGCCGTCTTTCCCGCGAGGCCGGTCGGCTCGGCCAGGTGGCGCCGGAGATCGCCGTCGGTGATGATTCCCGCGACGCGGCCATCGGAGCCGACGACGCATGCCATGCCGAATCCGCCCGCGCTGATCGTGGCGACCACCTCTTCGACGGTGGCCGGCGGCGTCACCGTCGGGACCTCGGCCCCGGTATGCATGAGCCGTTCGACGCGCAGCATCCGTTTGCCGAGCTCGCCGCCGGGATGGAGGTGCGCGAAGTCGTCCTCTCGGAATCCCTTGCTGACCAGCAGGGCCATGGCCAGTGCATCTCCGAGCGCGAGGGCGGCAGTGGTGCTGGCCGTCGGTACAAGATTCAACGGGCACGCCTCCGTGTGCACGCCGCAGTCGAGCGTTACGTCCGCGGCATCGCCCAGCGTGCTGTCGGATGCTCCCGTCAATGCGATCAGGCGCGCGTCGAGTCGGCGGATGGTCTCGAGCAAGCGGAGGATCTCCGGGGTCTCGCCGCTGTGCGAGAGGCCGATCACGATGTCGCTGGGTTGTATGGCGCCGAGGTCGCCGTGGACGGCCTCCGCGGGATGAACGAAGTAGGCCGGGGTGCCGGTGCTCGACAGCGTCGCGGCCAGCTTGCGGGCGATGATGCCGGACTTTCCCATGCCGGTGACGATCACGCGCCCGGTGCCGGCGAGCAGAAGTGCGAGAGCGGCGTCGAAGCGGCTGTCGAGACGGTCCGCGAGAGAACGGACCGCGTCGGCCTCGATGCGCAGCACGCGGCGGGCCAGATCGAGACTGGTCGCGGCCGGTCGCTCGGGCCGGCGTCCCTCCGCCCGCGGAGCGGCTGTCACCTACTCCGCCTCCGTTGCGATGGTCGACGGGTGGGCTGCGCGCCGGATTGCGACGAGCCGTCGCAGCAGAGGCTCGAGCCGCGCGAGCGGCAGCGCGTTCTGGCCGTCGCTCCGGGCGGCGGCGGGCCGATCGTGCACCTCGAAGAAGAGCCCGTCGACCCCGGCCGCCACGCCGGCGGCGGCGAGCGGCTCGATGAATTCGGCCTGCCCGGCGGTCACGCCGTCGCCTCCGCCGGGAAGCTGCAGGCTGTGCGTGACGTCGTAGACGACCGGGTAGTGCAGCGAGCGCAACTGCGGGAAGGAGCGCATGTCGACGACGAGGTTGTGGTAACCGAACGCGGTGCCGCGCTCGGTGACCAGCACCTGGTGGTTGCCTCCCGCGGTGGCCTTGGCGATGGCATGCCGCATGTCGAAGGGGGCGAGGAACTGTCCCTTCTTCAGATTGACCGCACGCCCGGTGGCGGCGGCCGCGACGATCAGATCCGTCTGCCGGCACAGGAACGCCGGGATTTGCAGCACGTCGGCGACTTCGGCCACCGGGGCGGCCTGCGCGGGCTCGTGGATGTCGGTCAGGACGGGGCAGCCGAGGCGCCGCTTGATCGCCGCCAGCACGTCGAGGCCGCGCGCCAGTCCCGGGCCCCGGAACGACGTCAGTGAAGTCCGGTTCGCCTTGTCGAACGAGGCCTTGAACACGTAGGGCAATTCGACGCGTGCGGAGGCTTCCTCGATTGCTTCGGCCATCTCCGTGGCGTGCGCGGCGCTCTCGATGACGCAGGGCCCGGCGATCAGCGCCAGCGGGTGCTCCGCACCGAAACGCACGCCGCCGACGGAGACCGTTCGCACCCGCTGATTATAGAGGTCGCGCCGGCGGCGACCGCGGCGCGCGGGGCCGGGTCAGGCCAGCGACTCGGCAGCCGCGTTCGCCGACAGCCGGTGCTGGTAGGTTGCACCGACGAACCGGGTGAAGAGTGGATGGGGCGAGAGCGGCTTCGACTGGAACTCGGGATGAAACTGCACCGCAACGAACCAGGGGTGATCCGGAAGCTCGATGGCCTCGACGAATTTTCCGTCGGGCGAGCGTCCGGAGATCACGAGCCCCCGCTCCGTCAGCGCGGTCTCGTAGGCCCGGTTGAACTCGTAGCGGTGGCGGTGGCGTTCGGAGACCGAGCTCTTGCCGTAGGCCTCGTGGACCGCCGTGCCGGGCGTCAGATCGCACGGGTAGCTGCCGAGTCGCATGGTTCCGCCCAGGTCGTCGACACCGAGCAGGTCCCGCAGCTTGTAGATGATCTTGTGCGGCGTGTCGGCGTTGCATTCGGTCGAGTCGGCGTCCTCGAGTCCGCAGACGTGCCGCGCGAACTCGACGGCCGCCCACTGGAATCCGTAGCAGATCCCGAAGTACGGAATCCTGCGTCGCCGCGCGGCTTCGGCGGCCCTCAGCATGCCGCGGCTGCCGCGGTCTCCGAACCCGCCGGGAACGAGGATTCCGTCCGCCGCGTCGAGCGGGTCGTCGTCTCCCGACTCGAGCGCCTCGGCTTCGACCCACTTGATCCGGACCTTCAACTGGTGCGCGAATCCGGCGTGCGAAAGCGCCTCGCTGAGGCTCTTGTACGAGTCTTCGTACCCCACGTACTTGCCGACGACGTGCACGGTGACCTCGTCGGTGGGGTTCCGGATACGGTCGACCAGCCCCTCCCACGAGTTCATTCTCCGCTCGGTGGTGGACGGCAGGCCCAGCCGTCCGAGGACGATGCGGTCGACGCCCTCTCCGGAGAGCACGAGCGGGACCTCGTAGATGCTGTCGACGTCCCTGGCCGTGATGACGGCTTCCTCGTCGACGTCGCAGAAGAGTGCGATCTTGCGGCGCAGCTCCTGCGGCAGCGCCCGATCGGTGCGGCACAGCAGGATGTCGGGCTGGATCCCGACCGAACGCAGATCGCGGACGCTGTGCTGGGTCGGCTTGGTCTTCAGCTCGCCCGCGGCGCCGATGAACGGGACCAGCGTCAGGTGCACGTAGAGCGTGTTGTCTCGTCCGAGGTCCTGACGCAACTGGCGGATGGCTTCCAGGTAGGGCTGACTCTCGATGTCGCCGACCGTGCCGCCGACCTCGATCAGGACGATGTCGATGCCGCCCTGCCGGGCGACGCTCTGCATGCCGTCCTTGATCTCGTTGGTGATGTGGGGGATGACCTGCACGGTCCGGCCCAGATAGTCGCCCCTGCGCTCCTTCTGGATGACCGACAGGTAGATCTTGCCGGTCGTCCAGTTGTGGTTGCGGGTCGTCACCGTGTGCGTGAAGCGCTCGTAGTGTCCCAGGTCGAGGTCCGTCTCGGCGCCGTCGGCGGTGACGTACACCTCTCCGTGCTGGTACGGACTCATCGTGCCGGGGTCGACGTTCACGTAGGGGTCGAACTTCTGCAGCGTGACGCGGTACCCGTGGCCTTCCAGCAGGGCCCCGATGGAGGCGGCGGCGAGTCCCTTGCCGAGCGAGGAGACGACGCCGCCGGTGATGAAGATGTACTTGACGGGGTGCGGAGTCGGATCGGCGCGGTCAATCATGCGCGTGCTCTGTTGCGACGAGGTGACGGACCCGCTCCAGATCGGTCGCGGTATCCACGGCGACGGGAGCCTGGTCGACGGCGATGGTGCCAATCCGATAGCCCGATTCGAGCGCCCTGAGCTGCTCGAGCTGTTCCAGTTGCTCCAGACGGGTCGGCGGTATCGCGGCCAGCTCGAGCAGACACGTACGGCGGTACGCGTACAGGCCGATGTGCCGGTCGCCGAGGGCGGCGCGCTCCGGGGCCCGATCCCGTGCGTGAGGGATGGCTGCTCGCGAGAAGTACAGGGCGTCTCCTCTGGCGTCCACGACCACCTTGACGACGTTCGGATCCGCCAGCATCTCGGGGTCGGTTATCGGACAGCGGACGGTTGCGATTCCCAGCCCCGGGTTGCGGGCGAGCATCGCGACGACCGCCTGGATGACGGGGGCGGGCATGAGCGGCTCGTCGCCCTGGACGTTGACGATAATCTCGCTGTTCAGCCGCCGAGCGACTTCGGCGAGCCGGTCGCTGCCCGTCGGATGGTCGGCCCGGGTCAGCCACGCCTCGCCGCCGAACCCGGAGACGGTCTCCGCGATGCGGTCGTCGTCGGTGGCGACGATGACGCGCCGGACACCTGCCGCGGCCGACGCACGCCGGTGGACGTGCTCGATCATGGGCCGCCCGGCGATATCCAGCAGCGGTTTGCCGGGGAGTCGGGTCGAGCCGTAGCGTGCGGGAATGACGACCGTCGCGGTGGGGAAGCGGGCAGGCGCATGCGCCGCAGCCGGCACAGGGTGCACGGCGAATG is a window of Acidobacteriota bacterium DNA encoding:
- a CDS encoding KpsF/GutQ family sugar-phosphate isomerase, with product MTAAPRAEGRRPERPAATSLDLARRVLRIEADAVRSLADRLDSRFDAALALLLAGTGRVIVTGMGKSGIIARKLAATLSSTGTPAYFVHPAEAVHGDLGAIQPSDIVIGLSHSGETPEILRLLETIRRLDARLIALTGASDSTLGDAADVTLDCGVHTEACPLNLVPTASTTAALALGDALAMALLVSKGFREDDFAHLHPGGELGKRMLRVERLMHTGAEVPTVTPPATVEEVVATISAGGFGMACVVGSDGRVAGIITDGDLRRHLAEPTGLAGKTARELMTAGPVTIGPRALAVEALNRMEGRRITSLIVVDDERGLLGLVHLHDLWRTELF
- the kdsA gene encoding 3-deoxy-8-phosphooctulonate synthase; the encoded protein is MRTVSVGGVRFGAEHPLALIAGPCVIESAAHATEMAEAIEEASARVELPYVFKASFDKANRTSLTSFRGPGLARGLDVLAAIKRRLGCPVLTDIHEPAQAAPVAEVADVLQIPAFLCRQTDLIVAAAATGRAVNLKKGQFLAPFDMRHAIAKATAGGNHQVLVTERGTAFGYHNLVVDMRSFPQLRSLHYPVVYDVTHSLQLPGGGDGVTAGQAEFIEPLAAAGVAAGVDGLFFEVHDRPAAARSDGQNALPLARLEPLLRRLVAIRRAAHPSTIATEAE
- a CDS encoding CTP synthase; its protein translation is MIDRADPTPHPVKYIFITGGVVSSLGKGLAAASIGALLEGHGYRVTLQKFDPYVNVDPGTMSPYQHGEVYVTADGAETDLDLGHYERFTHTVTTRNHNWTTGKIYLSVIQKERRGDYLGRTVQVIPHITNEIKDGMQSVARQGGIDIVLIEVGGTVGDIESQPYLEAIRQLRQDLGRDNTLYVHLTLVPFIGAAGELKTKPTQHSVRDLRSVGIQPDILLCRTDRALPQELRRKIALFCDVDEEAVITARDVDSIYEVPLVLSGEGVDRIVLGRLGLPSTTERRMNSWEGLVDRIRNPTDEVTVHVVGKYVGYEDSYKSLSEALSHAGFAHQLKVRIKWVEAEALESGDDDPLDAADGILVPGGFGDRGSRGMLRAAEAARRRRIPYFGICYGFQWAAVEFARHVCGLEDADSTECNADTPHKIIYKLRDLLGVDDLGGTMRLGSYPCDLTPGTAVHEAYGKSSVSERHRHRYEFNRAYETALTERGLVISGRSPDGKFVEAIELPDHPWFVAVQFHPEFQSKPLSPHPLFTRFVGATYQHRLSANAAAESLA
- the kdsB gene encoding 3-deoxy-manno-octulosonate cytidylyltransferase — protein: MVTFAVHPVPAAAHAPARFPTATVVIPARYGSTRLPGKPLLDIAGRPMIEHVHRRASAAAGVRRVIVATDDDRIAETVSGFGGEAWLTRADHPTGSDRLAEVARRLNSEIIVNVQGDEPLMPAPVIQAVVAMLARNPGLGIATVRCPITDPEMLADPNVVKVVVDARGDALYFSRAAIPHARDRAPERAALGDRHIGLYAYRRTCLLELAAIPPTRLEQLEQLEQLRALESGYRIGTIAVDQAPVAVDTATDLERVRHLVATEHAHD